The genomic DNA CCTTCACCGGCAGGTCGTCCAACCCTTCGCCGTTGAAGGCAAGAAGCGAGTCGGACAGGTTCATCTTGATGCCGGCGTCGAGCGCTGCGCGGGCGCCCTCCTCCATGTGATAGTACATGTCCGAGAAGCTCACGCAGCCGTACCGCGCCATCTCGGCGCAGGACAGAAGCGTGCCCCAGTAGCAGTCTTCGGGCGTGATCTTCGCCTCGAACGGAAACACCATGTCGTTCAGCCACGCCTGCAAAGGCAGGTTCTCGGCGTAGCCGCGCAACAGCGTCATGGGCGCGTGCGCGTGGGCGTTGTAGAACGCAGGACACAAGAGCTTGCCACGTCCGTCGTACACCTCTCCGTACCTCGCCGCTTCCTCGCCCGCCGGAGCCGCATCCCCCACGTAGGCGACGCGCCCGTCGCGCACGCCCACCCAGCAATGGGAGCGGAAATCAAGGTTCTCATCCAACAGGTCGATATCAGCGAACAGCATGCGCGCTCCTCCGTCTCCGCGCGCGCCCGGCGCGCAGGTCGATTCCTTCCACCTAAGTATAAAGCTTATGCTATCATCCAGGTGAGACGAGTGGCGCTCCCGCCGCACGGGGGCGCTGAAAACCCAGAAAGAAGGAATCATGGCAGAAGAATGCACGCACGAGTGCAGCAGCTGCGGCGAGTCCGGATGCAGCGACCGCACCGCCCAGGGCCCCAGCACCATCGAGACGAACTCCCGCTCCAACATCAAACACGTCATCGGCGTCGTGTCCGGCAAGGGCGGCGTGGGCAAGTCGCTGGTCACCAGCCTACTTGCCAGCGAAATGCAGAAGCGCGGGAAGAACGTGGGCATCCTGGACGCCGACGTCACCGGACCGTCCATCCCGAAGACCTTCGGCATCACGAACCCGCTGACCGCCGACGCCGACGGCATCCTGCCCGGCCAGACGCAAAGCGGCATCAAGGTGATGTCCACCAACCTCATGCTGCCGAAAGACGACATCCCGGTGGCCTGGCGCGGCCCGGTCGTCTCGAACGCCATCCGTCAGTTCTACAGCGAGACGAACTGGGGCGAGATCGACTACCTGTTCGTCGACATGCCTCCGGGAACCTCCGACGTGCTGCTCACCGTGTTCCAGTCGCTGCCGGTTGACGGCATTGTCACGGTATCCGCTCCGCAGGAGCTGGTGGCTATGATCGTGGGCAAGGCCGTGAACCTCGCGCACGACATGAACGTCGAGCTGCTGGGCCTCGTGGAGAACATGGCCTACTTCGAGTGCCC from Eggerthella lenta DSM 2243 includes the following:
- a CDS encoding Mrp/NBP35 family ATP-binding protein; the protein is MAEECTHECSSCGESGCSDRTAQGPSTIETNSRSNIKHVIGVVSGKGGVGKSLVTSLLASEMQKRGKNVGILDADVTGPSIPKTFGITNPLTADADGILPGQTQSGIKVMSTNLMLPKDDIPVAWRGPVVSNAIRQFYSETNWGEIDYLFVDMPPGTSDVLLTVFQSLPVDGIVTVSAPQELVAMIVGKAVNLAHDMNVELLGLVENMAYFECPDCGKRHHIFGDPQGAAVAERYDIPAYATLPIDPSFARLCDAGKVEDYDVAGALDPIIAQIEAAKQD